The genome window GCTTTGGGCAGCAATGCTATTGGCTTAACCGGTGCCGATGCCAACATCATTAAAGCCGAAAAGCGCCCTGTTAAAACGATTGATTATGGTTTTGTAGGCGATGTAAAAGGCCCTGAAAGTATAAACGTACAGGCGCTGAATGCCATGTTGCAGGCTGGTTTTACGCCTGTTGTAGCTCCACTTACGCACGACGGCAATGGCTCACTACTTAATACCAATGCAGATACCGTAGCTTCTGTTTTGGCAATAGCTCTGGCGCAGAAGTATAGCGTGCAGTTGCTTTATTGTTTCGAAAAGAAAGGGGTACTGGAAGATGCTGCGGATGATAAATCTATAGTTGAGTTGCTGACGCCGGACAAGTATAAAGAGATGCAGGAGAAGGGACAAGTGTTTGCCGGTATGTTACCGAAACTGGACAATGCTTTTGCTACACTGCAAAGCGGCGTAAGTATCGTAAAGATCGGACAGTCTGAAGATGTGCTGGCAATGGCCGAAGGTAAAAGTGCCGGAACAACTATAGCGCTGGAAGTATAACTATGACTGAAAAAGAGCTATACCCACAGGCGCTGCAGCTGTTGCAGGAACTGATTAGCATTCCTTCATTTAGTCGCGAAGAAGATAAAACTGCTGACACCATTTATACTTTCCTGGAGCAACACGGCGTAAAGGCAGAGCGACAGGGAAACAATGTGTGGGCTCGTAACCAGCACTTCAAACCGGAACTGCCAACTATACTGCTTAACTCGCACCATGATACTGTAAAACCAAACGCCGGTTATACTATAGATCCGTTCACGCCATCTATAAAAGACAGCAAACTATACGGGCTGGGCAGTAACGATGCTGGTGGTTGCCTGGTGTCCCTGATCGCTACGTTTTTATACTTTTATCCGCAGCAAAACCTGAAGTATAACTTTATACTAGCAGCCACCGCCGAAGAAGAAATTTCCGGGACAAACGGACTGGAATCAATACTTCCGCAACTCGGTGAAATAGACTTTGCTATAGTTGGCGAACCTACGCAAATGCACCTGGCCGTTGCCGAAAAAGGACTGCTGGTACTGGACTGTGTTGCCCACGGAAAAGCCGGACACGCTGCCCGTGAAGAAGGAGTCAATGCCATTTACGAAGCCCTGTTTGATATCGAGTGGTTCCGCAACTATAAATTTGAGAAAGTCTCGGAAACGCTTGGACCGATAAAGATGAGCGTAACAGTGTTGCAGGCTGGTTCGCAGCATAACGTGGTGCCGGATACCTGCAAGTTTACCGTAGATGTGCGTGTTACAGACGCTTATAGTTTGGAAGAAGTCTTGGATACTGTAAAGCAGCATGTAAAAGCGACCGTTACGTCGCGCTCCGTTCGTTTGCAGCCATCAGGTATTCCGCTTACACATCCTATAGTTCAGGCTGGTATAAAACTTGGTCGCAATACTTACGGTTCACCCACTACTTCTGACCAGGCGTTGCTTCGTGTGCCATCTGTAAAACTTGGTCCCGGCGACTCCGCTCGCTCACACACTGCCGACGAGTACATTGAACTACAGGAACTAGAAGAAGGTATCCCACTCTATATTCAGATGCTTGAAAAAGTAGTTTTATAGTTACCAGATCAACAATTTAACAATACAACAATCAATAATTTACCACATGAAACTCTGGCAGAAAGATATACAGGTACAGGAAGAAATAGAACGTTTTACGGTTGGCAACGACCGCGAAATGGACCTGGAACTGGCACCGTTTGATATACTTGGCTCGCTGGCGCACACGCGTATGCTGAACCAGGTTGGTCTGTTGGAGCAGAAAGATCTTGCTGCCGTACAACGCGAGCTGAAACAACTCTACGCCGAAGTAGCACAAGGTAATTTTTTGATTGAAGATGGCGTGGAAGATGTGCACTCACAGGTAGAGTTGCTACTGACGAAACGCATTGGCGAAGCCGGTAAAAAGATACACAGTGGCCGCTCCCGCAACGACCAGGTTTTGCTTGACCTCAAACTATACATGCGCCACCAGTTGCGCCAGGTGGTTGAAGCCACTGAGACTTTGTTTCATACTTTACAGAACCTCAGCGAGCAGCACAAAGACAAACTGTTGCCGGGTTACACGCACCTGCAGGTTGCTATGCCATCATCTTTTGGTTTATGGTTTGGCGCTTATGCCGAGAGTTTAATTGATGATTTGCTGGTTGTCCAAGCTGCTTACCGCATCAGCAATAAAAACCCGCTTGGCTCGGCAGCCGGTTATGGTTCGTCTTTCCCGCTTAACCGCCAGCTAACTACTGATCTGCTGGGTTTCGAGAGCCTGAACTATAACGTGGTTTATGCGCAGATGGGACGAGGCAAAACTGAACGTGTAGTAGCTACTGCACTGACAACTATAGCCGCAACTATAGGTCGTATGGCCATGGACTTATGCCTCTACATGAGCCAGAACTTTGCCTTTGTAAGCTTGCCTGATGAACTGACTACAGGCTCCAGCATCATGCCACACAAAAAGAACCCGGATGTGTTCGAGCTGATCCGTGGCAAGTGTAACAAACTCCAAGGACTACCAAACGAAATCGCCCTGCAAACAGCTAACCTGCCATCAGGTTATCACCGTGATATGCAGCTTCTGAAAGAGAGCCTTTTCCCGGCTTTTGGTACACTGCTCGACTGCCTGCAGATGGCGAACTACATGCTGCCAAAGCTTATTGTTAAAGACAACATCATGCAGGACGAAAAGTATAAATATGCCTTTAGCGTGGAGGTGGTAAACAACGAAGTGCTGCAGGGTGTGCCTTTCCGGGATGCATATAAAAAGGTAGGATCTGCCATAGCCAATGGTACTTTCGAAGCGCCAACACAAGTGCACCACACCCACGAAGGTAGTATAGGCAACCTGTGCACCGAGCAAATTGCAGTGCAGATGCAGCAGGTGTTACAGGCCTTTGATTTTACGAAAGTTGATGCCGCTGTAAATGCACTATTGGCAGAGTAGCAGCTCATACTTTATACTTAGTTCAGGTGGAATTTCTGGGGCTTAATATTATTTAGTTTACGCGACGTTTGCAGGAGCGTACCTACTATAAGCGCAACTATAACGGCTAAGCCAATTACAAGGTAGGAGAGCACCTTCAGCATTTTTACACTTCTGTCAGCCGACTGGTAAAGCTCCTGCCCAACATCGCCCTGCACGCGGATGAGTGCGTGCAGCGGCTCTAGTAAATTCTGAAATGCAGTGTAGCCGTTTGTTAAGTATAATTTCCTGGCAAGCCCTTTATTCCCATTTGTACTCAACTGCAATATACTGTTCTGTACCTGTACCAGCTTTGTGAATTGGGATTTATAGGCAGTCAAGTTTTTTTGCTCCTGATCAACAAGGTAAGTGGTTTCATACTTCTCCATCAGTGCTTCAATGGCCTTGGTATTGGCATTTATATGTTGATGTAAACTGTCCTGACTGTAGATATTATCAGCCAGAATATGTTCCTCCAGTAACATACGGTTCTGGTAGTACCGCTCCAGTATTTCCGAAATGTCAAGCGATGGTATCAACCTGTCCTGGTACACCGACTGAAATTTGCGGCCTACCTGCTCCATACTATAGCTCACAAACCAGTTCGCGAAAACTATAATCACAAACATCGATAAAAAAGCAACCGCTACTTTATGGCGCTGCTTAAAACTGAAACTCCATCTCATGGTCTGGTTCTTGGTGCTCACTGTAACCAAGTTAATCATTCTGAAGCGAATAAGTATACTATTATCACTATAAGTATAGATCGCATCTTTAAATTACAATACTTTGATCATACTCAATCTTGCTTTATTCTAATAACTTATAGTTAGTACAGCGTATAAGGGTGCACACTGTTTCTTATAAAACACAAAGCAGAACATAGTGATCCCGATAAAGATACATACCCAACCCGACGATTCAACCTGTGGCCCTACCAGCCTGCATGCCGTCTATAAGTATTTTAAAGATCCTATTCCGCTTAGCGAGGTGATAAAGGAGGTGCCGTACCTGGATGAAGGAGGTACCCTGGAAGTTTTGCTAGCCTGCCATGCATTGCAACGTGGATATAAGGCAACAATATTTACTTATAACCTTAATGTTTTTGATCCAACCTGGTTTGGGCTCTCAAATGATGAGCTTATTTCTAAACTGGAGGAACAACTGGAGATAAAAACAGGTAAAAAACTTAAAAGGGCTTCTAAAGCTTACATTGAATTTCTGAAGCTTGGCGGAACACTCCGCTGCGAAGATCTTACTATATCTTTATTAAGAACCTTTTTTGATAATGGTATTCCGATGCTAACGGGTTTAAGTGCAACATACCTGTACCGGAGTGCCCGCGAATTTGCCGATGAAGCTGGCAATTCTGTTTATGATGATGTTCGTGGTTACCCGATGGGTCATTTCGTGGTGCTTTGTGGCTTTACCGATGATCTGCAACATGTAGTGGTAGCCGACCCTTACCCTGAGAACCCATACTTTAACAATAATTATTACGAAGTCGGACTTTCGCATTTGCTCAGTTCCATCATGCTGGGCATGTCAACCTTCGATGCAAACCTGCTGGCCATTGAGCCAAAAGAACCCTTAACTGAATAACCTCAACATGCGAAAAATAGTAGTTGTCGATTACCCAAAAGACTGGGAAACGAAGATAGAAGACGTAGAAGTTGTTGATGCCCAGACTTACCTGACAGATACTACTTATACAGATATAAAAAACGCCAGGATATTTAATCTATGCCGATCATATAAATACCAGAGTGCTGGCTACTATGTGTCGTTGCTGGCCGAGGCGCGTGGTCATAAACCTATACCAAGCGTAACTACCATGCAGGACCTTAAAACGCCAACTATAGCGCGAGCCATCACCATGGAAATAAACGACCTGGTACAGAAAAGCCTCGGCAAACTGAAGTCAAAAACATTTACGCTGAGTATATACTTCGGGCAGAACGTTGCTGAGAAGTATGAAAAGCTTTGCAAGCAACTGCATGATCTGTTTCAGGCTCCGCTTTTACGGGCTCAGTTTGTTTATAAGGATGAATGGGTACTGCAAAGTATATCGCCTATACCGGTAACTGAAGTGCCCGAAAACCATAAGCGATACATGGTACGTTTTGCGAAAGCATACTTTGCCAGACATCGTTTTGCAGGCGCACGAATTGCCCGTAAAGTATACGACCTGGCTATACTTGTTGATCCCGAAGAAAAAGCTCCGCCATCTAATGAACGCGCCATTCAGAATTTCGTAGAAGCGGCAGAGCAACAAGGTTTTTACACCGAACTTATCACCAAAGACGATTACCGCCGACTGGCTGAGTTTGATGCCCTGTTCATCAGAGAAACTACTTCCGTAAATCACCACACGTATAAGTTTGCCCGTAAAGCGTTTGCTGACGGGCTGGTGGTAATAGACGATCCGGTTTCCATACTGAGGTGTACCAACAAAGTATACCTGGCTGAACTGCTTACCAAAGCGAAAGTACCTGTTCCGAAAACCATGATTATCCATAAAGATAACCGGGAGCAGGTAGAGGCTGAGCTAGGTTTACCCTGTGTATTAAAGAAACCGGACAGTTCCTTCTCGCAAGGCGTGGTAAAGGCCAACAACAAACAAAGCCTGGAAAAGAAACTGGATGAGATGTTGTCTGATTCAGAATTGATTATAGGCCAAGAATTTACACCAACAGATTTTGACTGGCGGATTGGGGTACTGGACAAACAGCCGCTTTATGCCTGCAAATATTTTATGGCAAAAGATCATTGGCAGATCTATAACTGGAATGGCAAAAAGAAACAGGACGAAGAAGGAGATGATGAAGTAGTGCCATTTGAGCAAGTACCATTTCATGTGCTACATACGGCACTAAAAGCTGCCAACCTGATAGGCGATGGCCTGTATGGGGTTGATATTAAAGAAATAGACGGAAAAGCTTACGTAATAGAAGTAAACGATAACCCAAGTATAGACTCGGGCTGTGAAGATAAAATACTGAAAAAAGAACTATATGCTGCTATCATCAAATCCATTAAACGACGTATTGACAACCATAAAAACTTCAGAACCGATGAGTAGCCAACCCAAACGCATCCTGCACCTCTTCGAAGGCTTTGGCGTGGAGCTGGAATATATGATCGTGAGCAGGAAAGACCTGCATGTACTGCCTATTACTGATAAACTGATTTATGATGAAGTAGGGCAATACATTTCTGATGTGAAGTTTGGTGAAATAGCCTGGTCTAATGAACTGGTACTGCATGTAGTGGAACTGAAAACACAGGGGCCGGTAAAGTCGCTGGAAGGGTTACATCTTAAGTTTCAGGAGCATGTGCAGAAGATAAACCAAATGCTGGAAAAGCACGATGCCATGCTGTTGCCAACAGGTGCACACCCTCTCATGAACCCGGACACTGATACGCAACTATGGCCACACGAGCATAATGCAGTGTACGAAGCTTATAACCGTATCTTCGATTGCAAAGGCCACGGTTGGGCAAACCTGCAGAGTACACACCTGAACCTGCCTTTCGCTAACGATGAAGAGTTTGCCAGATTGCACGCTGCTATTCGTATGCTCTTGCCTATACTTCCGGCTTTAAGTGCATCATCTCCTATACTTGATGGCAAGGTTACCGGCATGTTTGATTCACGTTTGGAAGTATACCGCCACAACCAAGGCAAAATTCCAAGCATTACAGGTAAAGTAATACCGGAACCAGTATTCAGTAAAGCAGATTATGAAGAGCAGATCTTGAATAAAATGTATGCTGATGTGGCCCCGCATGACCCTGAGGGAACGCTGCAGGAAGAATTTCTAAATTCGCGTGGCGCTATTGCCCGCTTTGAGCGCAATACCATAGAGATCCGCTTATTGGATATACAGGAAAGCCCGGTTGCTGACCTGGCTATAGTTCAGGCAACGGTAGCTGTTCTACAGGCATTGATAGGGGAGCGATGGGTGGCTTTACAGGAGCTTAAAACGTTTGACGAACACAGGCTTTCCAGAATATTAGTACAGGTCATTTCTAATGGCCAGGAAACTATACTTACTGATCTGGAATTTCTGCGATGTTTTGGATTTGAGTGTACTGATAACTGTACAGCCGGAGAACTATGGCGACACCTGGTCAAAGAATGCATCGTGTTGGAAGAACAACCTGAAGTGCAACATGCGCTTAATGTGATACTTTCGCGTGGAAACTTGGCCAAACGAATTTTAGATGCTACTCAATTAAACCCTGACAATTCAACTATCGCAAAAGTATATACACAGTTGGCGAAATGCCTGCAGAAAGGTGGCGTGTACTTACCTGAAAAACCATGCTAAAATTATTGCTGACCTGCGAACACGGAGGTAACCGGATACCGGAAGTTTATACTTCTTTTTTTGAGGGAAAAGAACAGTTGTTGGCGTCGCATAAGGGTATTGATATTGGTGCACTGGAATTATTCAGAACACTTGAGCCCTTAGCAGATAAATCTTTTTTTTCTGAAACATCCAGGTTACTTGTAGAGCTTAACCGCTCCCTGAACCATGCAAAATTATTCTCTGATATAACCCGGGAACTGGATGATACCATAAAATCAGCTATCCTGAAAGAACATTATTTCCCTTATCGTGAGGAAGTAGAGCACCTGATCCATGATTTTGTAATGGCTGGAAGGCAAGTACTGCATGTAGCAGTGCATACCTTTACTCCCGAACTGGACGGACAAGTTCGTGATGCCGATATTGGCTTGCTTTATGACCCTAAACGCAAGCTGGAGCAAACCTTTAGCCGCACCTGGAAACAGCAGCTTCAAAAGCAAAGCAGCGAATTACAGGTGCGGTTCAATTATCCATACTTAGGCATTGCGGATGGTTTCCCGACTTATCTGCGACGAAAGTTTACCGAAGAACAATACATTGGAATTGAACTGGAAGTAAACCAGAAGTTTAAGTTAAATCAGCCTGAAGTATGGGAAGAAGTAAAGCAGGCTATTTATACTTCTCTGCAGGCTACTTTAAAACAGTTCAGACCAGAGCTTTCTGAAGAAGAGGAGATTTGAAGTATAAGTTGGTTCGCCTTACTACTGGTGAATTGATTAATATAAATTCATTAAGCATTTAGTTCATCTGCCAATCGTCTCCTAAAGCATTCATTTACCGATTAATAACAACCAAATCAATATTTAAATAGTATTACGAACATTATAACATATATCTATAGTTACAGATCCTTTACAGCATTATTTTCATCATTAATACTTAAACTATGAACATTAAAAGTTTACTTCAATTAGTCCTGATATTTGTTGCCGGACAGCTATTCTTTGCTTGTAGCTCAGTTAAATATTATGAGTTTGCCGGAAACAAACAAGCTCCATATTATG of Pontibacter deserti contains these proteins:
- the argB gene encoding acetylglutamate kinase, giving the protein MLTIVKIGGNVIDDPGLLHRFLVDFAAVTGPKLLVHGGGKIASAIGQRLGIEPILVDGRRITDSETLEVVTMVYGGLVNKNIVAQLQALGSNAIGLTGADANIIKAEKRPVKTIDYGFVGDVKGPESINVQALNAMLQAGFTPVVAPLTHDGNGSLLNTNADTVASVLAIALAQKYSVQLLYCFEKKGVLEDAADDKSIVELLTPDKYKEMQEKGQVFAGMLPKLDNAFATLQSGVSIVKIGQSEDVLAMAEGKSAGTTIALEV
- a CDS encoding cysteine peptidase family C39 domain-containing protein — protein: MIPIKIHTQPDDSTCGPTSLHAVYKYFKDPIPLSEVIKEVPYLDEGGTLEVLLACHALQRGYKATIFTYNLNVFDPTWFGLSNDELISKLEEQLEIKTGKKLKRASKAYIEFLKLGGTLRCEDLTISLLRTFFDNGIPMLTGLSATYLYRSAREFADEAGNSVYDDVRGYPMGHFVVLCGFTDDLQHVVVADPYPENPYFNNNYYEVGLSHLLSSIMLGMSTFDANLLAIEPKEPLTE
- a CDS encoding RimK family protein; the protein is MRKIVVVDYPKDWETKIEDVEVVDAQTYLTDTTYTDIKNARIFNLCRSYKYQSAGYYVSLLAEARGHKPIPSVTTMQDLKTPTIARAITMEINDLVQKSLGKLKSKTFTLSIYFGQNVAEKYEKLCKQLHDLFQAPLLRAQFVYKDEWVLQSISPIPVTEVPENHKRYMVRFAKAYFARHRFAGARIARKVYDLAILVDPEEKAPPSNERAIQNFVEAAEQQGFYTELITKDDYRRLAEFDALFIRETTSVNHHTYKFARKAFADGLVVIDDPVSILRCTNKVYLAELLTKAKVPVPKTMIIHKDNREQVEAELGLPCVLKKPDSSFSQGVVKANNKQSLEKKLDEMLSDSELIIGQEFTPTDFDWRIGVLDKQPLYACKYFMAKDHWQIYNWNGKKKQDEEGDDEVVPFEQVPFHVLHTALKAANLIGDGLYGVDIKEIDGKAYVIEVNDNPSIDSGCEDKILKKELYAAIIKSIKRRIDNHKNFRTDE
- a CDS encoding M20 family metallo-hydrolase — its product is MTEKELYPQALQLLQELISIPSFSREEDKTADTIYTFLEQHGVKAERQGNNVWARNQHFKPELPTILLNSHHDTVKPNAGYTIDPFTPSIKDSKLYGLGSNDAGGCLVSLIATFLYFYPQQNLKYNFILAATAEEEISGTNGLESILPQLGEIDFAIVGEPTQMHLAVAEKGLLVLDCVAHGKAGHAAREEGVNAIYEALFDIEWFRNYKFEKVSETLGPIKMSVTVLQAGSQHNVVPDTCKFTVDVRVTDAYSLEEVLDTVKQHVKATVTSRSVRLQPSGIPLTHPIVQAGIKLGRNTYGSPTTSDQALLRVPSVKLGPGDSARSHTADEYIELQELEEGIPLYIQMLEKVVL
- the argH gene encoding argininosuccinate lyase, translating into MKLWQKDIQVQEEIERFTVGNDREMDLELAPFDILGSLAHTRMLNQVGLLEQKDLAAVQRELKQLYAEVAQGNFLIEDGVEDVHSQVELLLTKRIGEAGKKIHSGRSRNDQVLLDLKLYMRHQLRQVVEATETLFHTLQNLSEQHKDKLLPGYTHLQVAMPSSFGLWFGAYAESLIDDLLVVQAAYRISNKNPLGSAAGYGSSFPLNRQLTTDLLGFESLNYNVVYAQMGRGKTERVVATALTTIAATIGRMAMDLCLYMSQNFAFVSLPDELTTGSSIMPHKKNPDVFELIRGKCNKLQGLPNEIALQTANLPSGYHRDMQLLKESLFPAFGTLLDCLQMANYMLPKLIVKDNIMQDEKYKYAFSVEVVNNEVLQGVPFRDAYKKVGSAIANGTFEAPTQVHHTHEGSIGNLCTEQIAVQMQQVLQAFDFTKVDAAVNALLAE
- a CDS encoding N-formylglutamate amidohydrolase, whose protein sequence is MLKLLLTCEHGGNRIPEVYTSFFEGKEQLLASHKGIDIGALELFRTLEPLADKSFFSETSRLLVELNRSLNHAKLFSDITRELDDTIKSAILKEHYFPYREEVEHLIHDFVMAGRQVLHVAVHTFTPELDGQVRDADIGLLYDPKRKLEQTFSRTWKQQLQKQSSELQVRFNYPYLGIADGFPTYLRRKFTEEQYIGIELEVNQKFKLNQPEVWEEVKQAIYTSLQATLKQFRPELSEEEEI
- a CDS encoding carboxylate-amine ligase, which produces MSSQPKRILHLFEGFGVELEYMIVSRKDLHVLPITDKLIYDEVGQYISDVKFGEIAWSNELVLHVVELKTQGPVKSLEGLHLKFQEHVQKINQMLEKHDAMLLPTGAHPLMNPDTDTQLWPHEHNAVYEAYNRIFDCKGHGWANLQSTHLNLPFANDEEFARLHAAIRMLLPILPALSASSPILDGKVTGMFDSRLEVYRHNQGKIPSITGKVIPEPVFSKADYEEQILNKMYADVAPHDPEGTLQEEFLNSRGAIARFERNTIEIRLLDIQESPVADLAIVQATVAVLQALIGERWVALQELKTFDEHRLSRILVQVISNGQETILTDLEFLRCFGFECTDNCTAGELWRHLVKECIVLEEQPEVQHALNVILSRGNLAKRILDATQLNPDNSTIAKVYTQLAKCLQKGGVYLPEKPC
- a CDS encoding MCP four helix bundle domain-containing protein translates to MSTKNQTMRWSFSFKQRHKVAVAFLSMFVIIVFANWFVSYSMEQVGRKFQSVYQDRLIPSLDISEILERYYQNRMLLEEHILADNIYSQDSLHQHINANTKAIEALMEKYETTYLVDQEQKNLTAYKSQFTKLVQVQNSILQLSTNGNKGLARKLYLTNGYTAFQNLLEPLHALIRVQGDVGQELYQSADRSVKMLKVLSYLVIGLAVIVALIVGTLLQTSRKLNNIKPQKFHLN